The following proteins are co-located in the Perca fluviatilis chromosome 22, GENO_Pfluv_1.0, whole genome shotgun sequence genome:
- the plag1 gene encoding zinc finger protein PLAG1, with translation MATGTQGHRDHLLERTKLAPPAGRRRRAEGKPKKNFSCQECQKAFNSLEKLKVHSYSHTGERPYRCSHPDCTKAFVSKYKLLRHMATHSPEKNHKCSYCEKMFHRKDHLKNHLHTHDPYKEAFTCQECGKSYNTKLGFKRHLALHAANSGDLTCQVCLQPFPSTGVLLEHLKTHAGKSSGGTKEKKHRCEHCERRFYTRKDVRRHMVVHTGRKDFLCQYCAQRFGRKDHLTRHVKKSHARELLRVKTEPADSLEPVVYDMASGGIKDELPGMVTPRPHQLNMYAGPVLDTEPFPTPTHSFSFKYPLGSNFTSYSVSQEREQNLKGELETYLMELQSSMPSSSSAAQEPQLSSSKLELEPQVGVLEDVSEGVSLSKMATPMAAAAAAGDSLASSSSLMDFSQLFNFLPLNGPPYSQAGGGSVGQGVAYPPNEEPAPLGQLPPQPPEGPEAAESPLQRLPSSFISNLSTPTTLPRFHQAFQ, from the exons ATGGCCACGGGAACCCAGGGCCACCGCGACCACCTCCTGGAGAGAACCAAGCTCGCGCCGCCCGCCGGGAGGCGCAGGAGAGCCGAGGGGAAGCCCAAGAAGAATTTCTCTTGCCAGGAGTGTCAGAAGGCTTTCAACAGTCTGGAGAAGTTGAAGGTGCACTCGTACtctcacacaggagaaagacCGTACCGCTGCTCCCACCCCGACTGCACCAAGGCTTTCGTCTCCAAATACAAGCTGCTACG GCATATGGCGACTCACTCGCCAGAAAAAAACCACAAGTGTTCATACTGTGAGAAAATGTTCCACCGCAAGGATCACTTAAAGAATCACCTGCACACTCACGACCCCTACAAGGAGGCGTTCACTTGCCAGGAGTGCGGCAAGAGCTACAACACCAAGCTGGGCTTCAAGCGCCACCTGGCCCTCCACGCCGCCAACAGCGGAGACCTCACCTGCCAAGTGTGCCTGCAGCCGTTCCCCAGCACCGGGGTCCTTCTGGAGCACCTCAAAACGCACGCTGGCAAGTCCTCCGGCGGGACCAAAGAGAAGAAGCACCGCTGCGAGCATTGCGAGCGGCGATTTTACACCCGTAAAGATGTGCGGCGCCACATGGTGGTGCACACTGGACGCAAGGACTTCCTCTGTCAGTACTGCGCCCAGCGCTTCGGCAGGAAGGACCACCTGACGCGTCACGTGAAGAAGAGCCACGCTCGGGAGCTGCTAAGGGTCAAAACTGAGCCAGCTGATTCGCTGGAGCCCGTTGTCTACGATATGGCGTCCGGGGGCATCAAGGACGAGCTCCCGGGAATGGTGACGCCGAGGCCGCACCAGCTCAACATGTACGCGGGCCCCGTCCTGGACACAGAGCCCttccccacccccacacactcGTTTTCTTTTAAGTACCCACTGGGCTCCAACTTTACCTCATACAGCGTCTCACAGGAGCGGGAGCAGAATCTAAAGGGAGAACTGGAGACCTACCTGATGGAGCTGCAGAGCAGCATGCCCTCCTCATCCTCTGCAGCCCAGGAACCCCAACTCTCCTCCTCCAAACTGGAGCTGGAGCCTCAAGTGGGCGTGCTGGAGGACGTGAGCGAGGGCGTGTCCCTGTCCAAAATGGCCACCCCGATGGCGGCAGCCGCCGCCGCAGGCGACTCTCTGGCCTCATCCTCCTCCCTGATGGACTTCTCGCAGCTTTTTAACTTCCTGCCACTCAACGGGCCCCCGTACAGCCAGGCAGGGGGCGGCAGCGTGGGGCAGGGCGTGGCCTATCCACCCAACGAAGAGCCGGCACCTCTGGGCCAGCTTCCCCCCCAGCCCCCCGAAGGCCCGGAGGCTGCAGAGAGTCCGCTTCAGAGGCTGCCCTCCTCCTTCATATCCAACCTGAGCACACCCACTACACTGCCCCGCTTCCACCAAGCTTTTCAGTGA